The following coding sequences are from one Dermacentor silvarum isolate Dsil-2018 chromosome 4, BIME_Dsil_1.4, whole genome shotgun sequence window:
- the LOC119448796 gene encoding uncharacterized protein LOC119448796, which yields MTWGARSLVCNATAVLLLDLALISAKTSLVIAGSPKSTAAVDRLRRDDDQRSEVFIEHVKGVDDTQAALSLFIGFLILGGVILVVLFFLGCLLLLRLSESSRPAKYHRLLSSQETCSHRHHSHSVTGQERSQVFTYVDLTTADGSCQDHRQLAPRFLAKFQTATKVDVSDSESRLEQQRGEELSAEARSQLAKTSLPFSAGTAGVPPVRRARSEEVGGSHTFAGKEAAGAADRASQPPPKRICVQRITGAPKYHSGSLHDERGSDNYGERSAKVTSDEPPMEISVRDRIVQVRPHGDSSGNESPIRSGAAHTVHQAAPGNMNRSSSAQYREQYDWNRNHSNLPLDQTTGISSIGPFSPWLPSPNGSGTSPPLFPNDFHAFTASDHSSEDTLRSHQVSKTLSGHGRSYEQHVPDGRRHATAAACSTSPLGSGVDSGLVKHDPSSEMTQPFQVPNNGSGAGFVALNADSVSARTSETVRKQFGHEAAEVKQTVTSTGKPTEGTTLPLTIKTSVTLQGIPSRLASETGSPQSSEPRELTVRVPEMITYLEHPGTPTTFKANFNGTAVNDQTNLLVSSGTQSRTSPKGGSSPVSPMIGSKPSRQLRLPQPPRERHDKEVQANLRVAKSASKHRSSTSARRHRRGGHSSGELVTMREPSVEQVSATHPLPEHDVSSSHLDTAKMIYTTTVPAPRPETSLVPCDSPPSKESSSLEIGQDGRMLTRTEEGSTMQHEPNGDTGHVDETTRPADSVNVKAEVSVTSPWPVVVAEDKPVQPSERNIAVMKDSPPGEVAKHGENSEAGHVESALESSARDNHIAGKEREMAVDSKSDKDEERLATAESHKADVHKEHRERREPETRLEDETTIESRVQPKWLLVERTSQELASSDQSNQQLTTLSDRALAPPVSQHPIEIGADAHLVTSPAHQTTLASSSPISSRSGVSVDVIDQSKPLAIKAAEHATDDTRSLATAARRDLDVTPSTDITKHERATELVESSERKTSVTTPEGHQKALQADSSSASEVRERTESTDVFFTPTSPVAAQGSKDLISFNSEPSASTPAERTEEKRIDTEAPKMNASSAKDDVPKPES from the coding sequence ATGACTTGGGGCGCCCGATCGCTGGTCTGCAACGCGACCGCGGTGCTTTTGCTAGATCTGGCACTTATCTCAGCGAAGACGTCCCTGGTCATCGCGGGCTCCCCCAAATCCACTGCAGCGGTGGACAGACTCAGGCGGGATGACGACCAGCGCTCCGAGGTCTTCATCGAGCACGTCAAAGGGGTGGACGACACGCAGGCGGCTCTCTCGCTTTTCATCGGGTTTCTCATTCTCGGTGGCGTAATTCTCGTCGTACTCTTCTTCCTGGGGTGCCTGCTGTTGCTTCGCCTGTCCGAGTCGTCCCGGCCGGCCAAGTACCACCGGCTGCTGTCTTCTCAGGAAACATGCAGCCACCGCCACCACAGCCACAGTGTGACTGGCCAGGAACGGTCGCAGGTGTTCACCTACGTGGACCTAACCACCGCCGACGGCTCCTGCCAGGACCATCGACAACTGGCGCCGCGTTTCTTGGCCAAGTTTCAGACAGCCACCAAAGTAGACGTGAGTGACTCAGAATCGCGTCTGGAGCAACAGCGAGGGGAGGAACTCTCGGCTGAAGCGCGGAGTCAACTGGCGAAAACGAGTCTTCCCTTCAGTGCCGGCACCGCGGGTGTACCCCCAGTGCGCCGCGCCAGATCTGAGGAGGTCGGTGGTTCACACACCTTTGCGGGCAAAGAGGCCGCTGGCGCCGCAGACCGTGCGTCGCAACCACCCCCGAAGCGTATCTGCGTGCAGCGCATTACCGGTGCACCGAAGTACCACAGCGGCTCTCTGCACGACGAACGCGGGTCGGACAATTACGGGGAACGCAGCGCGAAAGTGACGTCCGATGAGCCACCGATGGAGATAAGTGTTCGGGACCGTATCGTCCAAGTGCGGCCGCATGGGGACAGCAGCGGTAATGAGTCGCCCATTAGAAGTGGCGCCGCTCATACGGTTCATCAGGCGGCTCCAGGTAACATGAATCGCAGTAGCAGCGCACAGTACCGCGAACAGTACGACTGGAATCGAAATCACTCTAACTTGCCCTTGGACCAGACCACTGGTATTAGTTCAATCGGACCCTTTAGCCCCTGGTTACCAAGCCCGAACGGATCAGGAACTAGTCCTCCACTTTTTCCCAACGATTTTCACGCTTTCACGGCCAGTGATCATTCGTCCGAGGACACTCTGCGATCTCATCAAGTGAGCAAGACACTCTCCGGTCACGGCCGCTCTTACGAACAGCATGTACCAGATGGAAGGCGCCATGCGACCGCTGCGGCATGCTCCACTTCACCTCTAGGATCTGGTGTGGATTCTGGCCTAGTAAAACATGACCCCTCATCTGAGATGACGCAGCCATTCCAAGTACCCAATAATGGTTCTGGCGCTGGCTTTGTAGCCTTAAATGCAGATTCCGTGTCTGCTAGAACTTCGGAAACAGTGAGGAAACAATTCGGACACGAGGCAGCTGAAGTCAAGCAAACCGTCACGTCGACAGGAAAACCAACAGAGGGAACAACGCTTCCTTTAACAATCAAAACAAGTGTGACTTTGCAGGGAATACCTTCGCGGCTCGCATCTGAGACCGGCTCGCCTCAATCCAGTGAGCCTAGAGAGCTGACGGTTCGTGTGCCAGAGATGATAACGTATTTAGAACATCCAGGTACGCCTACAACATTTAAGGCGAACTTTAACGGGACCGCTGTGAACGACCAGACTAATTTGCTAGTTTCATCGGGAACACAATCGAGAACGTCGCCTAAGGGAGGTTCGTCTCCAGTATCTCCTATGATTGGCTCGAAGCCGAGCAGACAGCTGAGGCTGCCGCAGCCACCAAGGGAGCGGCATGACAAAGAAGTTCAAGCAAACCTTCGAGTTGCAAAGTCAGCATCGAAGCACCGATCTTCGACATCAGCAAGGAGGCATCGGCGTGGCGGTCACAGCTCCGGAGAATTGGTCACTATGCGCGAACCTTCCGTTGAACAGGTGTCCGCGACGCATCCTCTTCCAGAGCACGACGTAAGCTCTAGTCACCTCGACACTGCTAAAATGATCTATACGACAACAGTTCCAGCTCCAAGACCCGAGACTTCACTAGTTCCCTGTGATTCACCGCCGTCGAAAGAGTCCTCGTCATTGGAAATTGGACAGGATGGACGCATGCTCACACGAACAGAAGAAGGTTCTACTATGCAGCACGAACCAAATGGCGACACTGGGCATGTCGACGAAACCACGCGTCCTGCTGATTCCGTCAATGTGAAGGCAGAAGTTTCCGTGACGAGTCCTTGGCCCGTTGTCGTGGCTGAAGATAAGCCCGTGCAGCCCTCCGAGCGAAACATAGCAGTCATGAAGGACAGCCCGCCTGGTGAGGTGGCGAAACATGGcgaaaacagcgaagctggccacgTCGAGTCTGCTTTAGAATCATCCGCGCGGGATAACCATATTGCGGGAAAAGAAAGGGAAATGGCTGTCGATAGCAAGTCTGACAAAGACGAGGAAAGATTAGCCACAGCAGAGTCCCATAAAGCTGATGTCCACAAAGAGCACAGGGAACGTCGAGAACCAGAAACTAGACTAGAGGATGAAACAACGATAGAATCTCGCGTGCAGCCCAAATGGTTGCTCGTAGAAAGAACGAGTCAAGAGTTGGCATCAAGCGACCAGTCTAACCAACAACTCACTACTCTTTCTGACCGCGCGTTGGCGCCACCAGTCTCTCAGCATCCAATCGAAATCGGCGCCGACGCCCATCTGGTGACTTCGCCAGCCCATCAGACGACACTGGCTTCTTCGTCACCTATTTCGTCACGAAGCGGTGTCAGCGTCGATGTCATCGATCAGTCAAAGCCGTTGGCGATTAAAGCCGCTGAGCACGCTACAGACGACACACGGTCGCTTGCGACAGCTGCTAGGAGAGACCTCGACGTTACTCCTTCCACTGACATCACTAAACATGAGCGCGCGACAGAACTAGTCGAGAGCTCTGAGCGGAAAACCTCCGTTACGACGCCGGAGGGCCACCAGAAGGCGCTGCAGGCGGATAGCTCGAGTGCCTCGGAGGTCAGGGAAAGAACGGAAAGCACCGACGTCTTCTTCACTCCGACGTCACCCGTTGCTGCTCAAGGCAGCAAGGACCTGATCAGCTTCAACAGCGAACCATCGGCCAGCACGCCAGCAGAAAGAACCGAAGAAAAGAGGATTGACACAGAGGCTCCCAAAATGAATGCGTCTTCCGCGAAGGACGATGTACCTAAGCCGGAATCCTAA
- the LOC119448795 gene encoding glutamate receptor ionotropic, kainate 4 translates to MKPMLEVSVVDGEVIFGGLGWYLIQSLQKALRFNVQLQTTDEQIWSSRRPTGEWGGPLGMLERNESDISAHPVIPTADRITVGTPLPAYVYANPRYYAGTPNEYLTSVFGYLMSFDLEVWLGLLLCWPLVSALISFIEAVRSPVRFKDTITDNLFDILGVMMFEGSIRPVRDVIGRVVFAVWWLAVLVLMNSFQGTMKASMSVKTPTERLETFRDLAERPHLRPIIIRGTTFVHQFQVSPEWELQTILAMARRHRSILPAPVVFTRETFDEMIAKHAIIFMEDNVMQSYIGALYPEKPGLGTIYPSKQHTISAQFCMFMRKSLEPRIMKLLHTRCRWMHESGLTERKRLQLQPRSWYPSRPDSSQVHSLSAEDTAALFYMVLLGQVIALTVFLGELVAHRFTSRNSSI, encoded by the exons CGTCCAGTTGCAGACGACAGATGAGCAGATTTGGTCGAGTCGACGTCCTACGGGAGAATGGGGTGGTCCACTGGGCATGCTGGAACGAAAC GAGTCGGATATATCGGCGCACCCTGTGATACCGACAGCTGACCGCATAACGGTGGGCACACCGCTACCAGCCTACGTGTACGCCAACCCACGATACTACGCGGGCACGCCCAACGAATATTTGACCAGCGTCTTCGGCTACTTGATGAGCTTCGACCTCGAG GTGTGGCTGGGCCTGCTGCTATGCTGGCCTCTGGTGAGTGCCCTAATCTCATTCATCGAAGCTGTGCGGTCTCCAGTGCGCTTCAAGGACACAATCACCGACAATCTCTTCGACATCCTTGGGGTCATGATGTTCGAAG GCAGCATTCGTCCCGTGCGTGACGTTATCGGACGCGTGGTGTTCGCCGTGTGGTGGCTGGCAGTGCTGGTGCTGATGAACTCGTTCCAAGGAACCATGAAAGCAAGCATGAGCGTCAAGACGCCAACCGAGCGCCTCGAGACCTTCCGTGACCTGGCCGAGAGGCCCCACCTCAGGCCCATCATCATACGGGGAACGACGTTCGTACACCAGTTCCAG GTGTCGCCGGAGTGGGAGCTGCAGACGATTTTGGCCATGGCGCGCCGTCACCGGTCAATCCTACCCGCTCCCGTGGTTTTCACACGCGAAACCTTTGACGAGATGATCGCTAAGCATGCCATCATCTTCATGGAGGACAACGTGATGCAGAGCTACATCGGGGCCCTCTACCCAGAGAAGCCGGGATTGGGCACCATCTACCCTTCCAAACAGCACACCATATCGGCCCAGTTCTGCATGTTCATGCGCAAGTCCTTGGAACCAAGGATCATGAAACTTTTGCACACAAG GTGTCGCTGGATGCACGAGTCTGGACTTACGGAGCGCAAACGGCTGCAGCTCCAGCCTCGTTCCTGGTACCCCTCGCGGCCTGACTCGTCGCAAGTTCATTCGCTCTCGGCTGAAGACACTGCAGCCCTGTTCTACATGGTTCTACTAGGGCAGGTCATCGCACTGACAGTCTTTCTTGGTGAACTAGTAGCACACCGTTTCACCTCAAGAAACAGCTCGATATAA